A genome region from Geobacter pickeringii includes the following:
- the pal gene encoding peptidoglycan-associated lipoprotein Pal, producing MSKHVSRFVAVALCGAALMAGCAKQEMVKKDEPIAPTQTKAAPQQPVAKQEPQNAAVKEQPIRQDSVKEAASQKAAAEDSALAALKAALQTIYFDFDASTLSDAAKGNLSKNAEVLKKNPTAKVQIAGSCDERGSDEYNLALGEKRAQAAKKYLVTMGVAADRLATISYGKEKPAEPGHSEAAWAKNRRDDFDVLSLK from the coding sequence ATGTCGAAGCACGTTTCACGGTTTGTTGCGGTAGCGTTGTGCGGTGCGGCGCTCATGGCCGGCTGCGCCAAGCAGGAGATGGTGAAGAAGGACGAGCCCATTGCCCCGACCCAGACAAAGGCCGCCCCGCAGCAGCCGGTCGCGAAGCAGGAGCCGCAGAACGCGGCAGTCAAGGAGCAGCCGATCCGCCAGGATTCGGTGAAGGAGGCCGCCTCCCAGAAAGCGGCCGCTGAGGATTCGGCCCTTGCCGCCCTCAAGGCCGCTCTGCAGACCATCTATTTCGATTTCGACGCCTCTACGTTGAGCGATGCCGCCAAGGGCAACCTGTCGAAGAACGCCGAGGTGCTGAAGAAGAACCCGACGGCGAAGGTCCAGATCGCGGGGAGCTGCGACGAGCGGGGTTCCGACGAGTACAACCTCGCCCTTGGCGAGAAGCGGGCACAGGCGGCCAAGAAATACCTTGTGACCATGGGCGTTGCGGCGGACCGTCTCGCCACCATCAGCTACGGCAAGGAAAAGCCGGCCGAGCCCGGCCACAGCGAGGCTGCCTGGGCCAAGAACCGGCGCGACGATTTCGACGTGCTGTCGCTCAAGTAA
- a CDS encoding MarR family winged helix-turn-helix transcriptional regulator, with amino-acid sequence MVDTTELIATITDDLRRVFQVVNEHSKRAMRETGLTGPQLWAIKVVAEHEPIRISDLASRLYLHNATVVGIVDRLEIQEMVARTRSSEDRRVVTVALTPKGRELVTNAPEAFQGVLVGGLERIPAEKLQTISDGLRLMVQILGAQNLPPQLILSPEVNKEREDEKE; translated from the coding sequence GTGGTGGATACGACCGAGCTGATCGCGACGATTACCGATGACCTGCGCCGGGTGTTTCAGGTGGTGAACGAGCACTCCAAGCGGGCAATGCGGGAGACCGGTCTGACGGGGCCGCAGCTCTGGGCCATCAAGGTGGTTGCGGAACACGAACCGATCAGGATTTCGGACCTGGCGAGCCGGCTCTATCTGCACAACGCGACGGTCGTCGGGATCGTCGATCGTCTCGAAATCCAGGAGATGGTGGCCCGGACCCGTTCCTCGGAAGACCGGCGGGTGGTGACGGTGGCGCTCACCCCCAAGGGGCGTGAGCTGGTGACCAACGCTCCCGAGGCCTTCCAGGGGGTGCTCGTCGGCGGGCTGGAGCGGATTCCGGCCGAGAAGCTGCAGACCATCTCCGATGGCCTGCGGCTCATGGTGCAGATCCTGGGCGCCCAGAATCTTCCCCCGCAGCTCATCCTCTCTCCCGAGGTGAACAAGGAGAGAGAGGACGAAAAAGAATGA